One window from the genome of Anolis sagrei isolate rAnoSag1 chromosome 4, rAnoSag1.mat, whole genome shotgun sequence encodes:
- the FBXL7 gene encoding F-box/LRR-repeat protein 7 translates to MGANNGKRYGSEGKGSSSISSDVSSSTDHTPTKTQRNAATSEDSDLSMRTLSTPSPALICPPNSHSLQNGKASSTSSSSVTGETIAMVHSPPPTRLTHPLIRSASQLRKEQANIDRLPDQSVIHIFSFLPTNQLCRCARVCRRWYNLAWDPRLWRTIRLMGETINVDRALKVLTRRLCQDTPNVCLMLETVIVSGCRRLTDRGLYTIAQCCPELRQLEVSGCYNISNEAVFDVVSLCPNLEHLDVSGCSKVTCISLTREASIKLSPLHGKQISIRYLDMSDCFVLEDEGLHTIAAHCTQLTHLYLRRCIRITDEGLRYLMIYCTAIRELSVSDCRFVSDFGMREVAKLESRLRYLSIAHCARITDVGIRYITKYCSKLRYLNARGCEGITDHGVEYLAKNCTKLKSLDIGKCPLVSNIGLEFLALNCFNLKRLSLKSCESVTGQGLQIVAANCFDLQMLNVQDCEISVEALRFVKRHCKRCIIEHTNPAFF, encoded by the exons ATTCCGACCTGAGCATGCGTACCCTCAGCACACCCAGCCCAGCATTAATATGTCCCCCAAATTCACACAGCTTGCAGAATGGAAAGGCAtcttccacctcttcctcctcagtCACTGGGGAAACCATTGCGATGGTTCACTCACCTCCTCCAACTCGACTCACCCATCCGCTCATCCGCTCTGCCTCCCAGCTTCGGAAGGAACAGGCCAACATCGATCGGCTCCCAGACCAGTCAGTGATCCACATCTTCTCCTTCTTACCCACTAATCAGCTGTGCCGCTGTGCCCGAGTTTGCCGCCGCTGGTATAACCTCGCTTGGGACCCTCGCCTTTGGAGGACTATTCGCCTGATGGGCGAGACAATCAATGTGGACAGAGCGCTGAAGGTGCTGACCCGGCGGCTTTGCCAGGACACACCAAACGTCTGTCTCATGTTGGAGACGGTAATTGTTAGTGGCTGCAGGCGGCTCACGGACAGAGGTCTCTACACCATTGCTCAGTGCTGTCCAGAACTGAGGCAGCTGGAGGTGTCGGGTTGCTACAACATTTCCAACGAGGCAGTCTTTGATGTGGTCTCACTGTGTCCAAACCTGGAGCACTTAGATGTATCAG GTTGCTCCAAAGTGACGTGCATCAGCTTAACTCGTGAAGCCTCCATCAAGTTGTCCCCGCTGCATGGAAAACAGATTTCTATCCGCTACTTGGACATGAGTGACTGCTTTGTCCTCGAGGATGAAGGACTGCACACCATTGCTGCCCACTGCACGCAACTGACGCACCTCTACCTACGCCGCTGCATCCGCATCACTGATGAAGGCCTCCGTTACCTGATGATTTACTGCACTGCCATCAGGGAGCTGAGTGTGAGCGACTGCCGCTTTGTCAGCGATTTCGGCATGCGTGAGGTTGCAAAGCTGGAGTCCCGCCTCCGGTACCTCAGCATCGCCCACTGTGCCCGCATCACTGACGTCGGCATCCGATACATCACCAAGTACTGCAGCAAGTTGCGCTACCTCAATGCGCGGGGCTGTGAGGGCATCACAGACCACGGAGTGGAGTACCTTGCCAAAAATTGCACAAAACTCAAGTCCCTTGACATTGGGAAATGCCCCCTGGTCTCCAACATTGGCTTGGAGTTTCTGGCTCTGAACTGCTTCAACCTGAAACGACTGAGCCTGAAGTCCTGCGAAAGCGTCACTGGACAAGGCCTGCAGATTGTGGCCGCCAACTGCTTTGACCTACAGATGCTCAATGTACAGGATTGTGAGATCTCAGTGGAAGCTTTGCGGTTTGTTAAACGCCATTGTAAGCGCTGCATTATAGAGCACACCAACCCTGCCTTTTTCTGA